One part of the Bacteroidia bacterium genome encodes these proteins:
- a CDS encoding polysaccharide biosynthesis/export family protein: MYQISYLYLLGMLVLTSCARQNFYSMSSPNSYQSLLLSVEEQTPRIRPHDKISVSIWGHEDLSIGSVYGIYNSNEVFGKWILVDKQGHVQLPKLGATRLGGLSIQEAREKLERQYEAFVVEPIIDVKVHSHEVSIIGQVISPGNYPLYEGKNTISYFIAAAGGTDFHAKLTEVKLSRQNTTYELDLTRLSPDVLNNIALLPGDVIYIPTRQAKLLEKKSPVLLALASVATTVFLFLSR; the protein is encoded by the coding sequence ATGTACCAAATTAGCTATCTGTATCTATTGGGAATGCTGGTCCTGACATCCTGCGCACGTCAGAACTTTTATAGCATGAGCAGTCCAAATTCTTATCAGTCCTTATTGTTAAGCGTAGAAGAACAAACTCCCAGGATAAGGCCTCACGACAAAATCAGTGTGAGTATTTGGGGGCATGAAGATCTGAGCATAGGCTCAGTCTATGGCATCTACAACTCAAACGAAGTCTTTGGTAAATGGATTCTGGTAGACAAGCAGGGCCATGTACAATTACCCAAATTAGGTGCGACCAGACTCGGGGGACTAAGTATTCAGGAAGCAAGGGAAAAACTGGAACGTCAGTATGAAGCTTTCGTTGTAGAACCTATTATAGATGTCAAGGTCCATAGCCACGAAGTTTCAATTATCGGTCAGGTAATCTCTCCAGGAAATTACCCGCTTTATGAGGGGAAAAATACCATTTCTTATTTCATAGCTGCTGCCGGTGGAACTGATTTTCACGCCAAACTAACGGAAGTCAAACTCAGCAGGCAAAATACTACCTATGAACTAGACCTTACCCGACTTAGCCCTGATGTTCTGAACAACATTGCCCTCTTACCGGGAGATGTTATCTACATTCCTACCCGACAGGCAAAACTGCTGGAAAAAAAATCTCCGGTATTGCTTGCGCTGGCCAGTGTGGCAACTACTGTTTTTTTATTTCTAAGCCGATAA
- a CDS encoding DUF4406 domain-containing protein, whose translation MMIMISGPYRSGTNDEPSLIKANLDKLEAPALAIFEKGHVPVIGEWFALPLMKLAGSKEVGDEIYDKISYPIAHRILRSCDAILRIEGASNGADMDVEVGKKLGLQIFYNLADIPDESDQ comes from the coding sequence ATGATGATTATGATTTCTGGTCCCTATCGTAGTGGGACCAATGATGAACCTTCGCTCATTAAAGCAAACCTCGACAAATTGGAAGCTCCTGCTTTGGCAATTTTTGAAAAAGGGCATGTACCTGTAATTGGTGAATGGTTTGCATTGCCGTTAATGAAATTGGCGGGATCAAAAGAAGTGGGAGATGAAATTTATGACAAGATCTCTTATCCTATTGCACACCGCATTTTGAGGAGTTGTGATGCTATTTTACGGATTGAAGGTGCTTCAAATGGTGCGGATATGGATGTAGAAGTCGGAAAGAAACTCGGTTTGCAGATTTTCTATAACTTAGCTGATATACCTGATGAATCTGATCAATAG
- a CDS encoding Crp/Fnr family transcriptional regulator, whose translation MLRLLENIGRHIELDEREEAFVLSLLKKKRLKRKDFLQRQGELCRSIYFVNKGSLRCYYEGPDQKESTIMFAFADWWITDMRCFIHQLPADTHIQALEESEVGEISKASFDQLFEEIPKFERLFRILMQNAYIREQTRMLEHLTCSAEARYQKYISKYPRIEQLVSQKHIASYLGITPEFLSFTKKKAQQKNS comes from the coding sequence ATGCTTCGCTTGCTAGAAAATATTGGGAGACATATTGAGTTGGATGAAAGAGAAGAAGCTTTTGTCCTTTCCTTGCTCAAAAAAAAGCGTCTGAAAAGAAAAGACTTCCTTCAAAGACAGGGAGAACTATGCAGGTCTATCTATTTTGTGAACAAAGGGAGTCTGCGCTGCTATTATGAGGGGCCTGATCAAAAGGAAAGCACTATTATGTTTGCTTTTGCAGATTGGTGGATCACAGATATGCGCTGCTTCATCCATCAACTTCCTGCTGATACCCATATTCAAGCCCTGGAGGAAAGCGAGGTAGGGGAGATTTCAAAAGCCAGTTTTGATCAACTTTTTGAAGAGATTCCAAAATTTGAACGCCTTTTTCGCATCCTCATGCAAAATGCCTACATCCGTGAACAGACGCGTATGCTTGAACATTTGACCTGTTCAGCTGAAGCGCGCTACCAAAAATACATTAGCAAATATCCCCGCATAGAACAATTGGTCTCTCAAAAACATATCGCTTCTTATCTGGGTATCACGCCCGAATTCCTCAGCTTTACCAAAAAGAAGGCCCAGCAAAAGAATTCTTAA
- a CDS encoding response regulator — protein sequence MENSKKIFIIEDDPFYSALLHSFLKLKGYRDIHVFSKGTEALQQLEEQPDLILIDFDLGDSAYPGKRVLQEIRRINEQIPVIFISGQKSIHEAIQTLKFGAMDYIQKSDHTLERLDRKINELFHPTSVLTSMDIQKKNKRHKFFMGGIFFILALGISISYM from the coding sequence ATGGAAAACAGCAAAAAGATATTCATCATTGAAGATGACCCCTTCTACAGCGCCTTATTGCACTCCTTCCTAAAGCTTAAGGGCTATCGGGACATTCATGTATTCTCGAAAGGGACCGAAGCTCTGCAACAACTGGAAGAGCAGCCTGACCTTATATTGATTGATTTTGATTTGGGTGACTCTGCCTATCCAGGCAAGAGAGTCCTGCAGGAAATTAGGAGGATCAATGAGCAAATCCCTGTCATTTTTATTTCCGGGCAGAAATCCATCCATGAAGCCATCCAAACCCTCAAATTCGGAGCCATGGACTATATCCAGAAAAGCGACCACACCCTGGAAAGACTGGATCGAAAAATAAATGAGTTATTCCATCCAACTTCAGTCTTGACAAGTATGGACATACAAAAGAAAAATAAACGACACAAATTCTTCATGGGTGGAATATTTTTCATTCTGGCCCTGGGCATTTCAATTTCCTATATGTAA
- a CDS encoding arylsulfatase: MKFFTFLGIALCILGCSATGENSTSDSQESASQELPNIIYILADDLGYGDLSVYGQTNFSTPNIDKLAAEGMLFTQHYSGSTVCAPSRSALMTGLHTGHTFIRGNKEVRPEGQHPLPDSILTMAEVLKDAGYATGAFGKWGLGFPASEGDPNNQGFDTFYGYNCQRLGHHYYPYYLWDNQTKVDLPNNAGKAKGSYGPELIHEQTLAFIEDHQKDPFFLFVPNIIPHAELIAPEKYMEKYRGKFPPEKEYKGTDDGENYRQGPYESQQESHAAFVAMIDLLDQQVGEIISKVDELGLRENTLIIFTSDNGPHREGGADPEYFDSNGKLKGFKRDLYEGGIRVPMIASWPGKIAAGTSSDHISAFWDVFPTVAELAGLEIPVAVDGLSFVPTLLGEKEKQQSHEYLYWEFHERGGRQAVRKGNWKGVRYNVLKNPDGPLELYDLSVDIGEENNLAEQHPDIVQEMEEILKSARTPSEVFTFGQGTYLGKN; the protein is encoded by the coding sequence ATGAAATTCTTTACTTTTCTCGGAATTGCATTATGCATCCTGGGCTGCTCTGCAACAGGAGAAAATTCCACTAGTGATTCGCAGGAATCAGCCTCCCAAGAACTCCCCAATATCATATATATTCTGGCTGATGATTTGGGTTATGGAGATTTGAGCGTCTATGGACAGACAAATTTCTCTACCCCTAATATTGATAAACTGGCTGCCGAGGGTATGTTGTTTACGCAGCATTATTCGGGAAGTACGGTTTGTGCACCTTCTCGTTCTGCCCTCATGACCGGCTTACATACGGGGCATACTTTTATTCGGGGAAATAAGGAAGTTCGTCCGGAAGGACAGCATCCATTGCCCGATAGCATTTTAACGATGGCAGAAGTGCTAAAAGATGCGGGATATGCAACTGGAGCTTTTGGGAAATGGGGGCTGGGATTTCCCGCATCTGAAGGAGATCCCAATAATCAAGGATTTGATACTTTTTATGGCTATAACTGCCAACGTCTAGGCCACCATTATTATCCCTACTATTTATGGGACAATCAGACAAAAGTGGATTTGCCTAATAATGCAGGCAAGGCGAAAGGAAGCTATGGGCCTGAACTCATCCATGAACAAACGCTGGCATTTATAGAAGATCACCAGAAAGATCCCTTTTTCCTTTTCGTCCCCAACATCATCCCCCATGCAGAATTGATTGCTCCAGAAAAATACATGGAAAAGTATAGAGGAAAATTTCCTCCTGAAAAAGAGTATAAAGGAACGGATGATGGGGAAAATTATCGACAAGGCCCTTATGAATCCCAGCAAGAATCTCATGCGGCTTTTGTAGCCATGATTGACCTACTCGATCAACAAGTAGGGGAGATCATCTCCAAGGTCGATGAATTAGGATTGCGAGAAAATACCCTCATCATTTTTACCTCTGATAATGGTCCCCATAGAGAAGGAGGAGCCGATCCCGAGTATTTTGATAGCAATGGAAAACTTAAAGGATTTAAAAGGGATTTGTATGAAGGAGGTATCCGCGTGCCCATGATCGCGAGTTGGCCGGGCAAAATTGCTGCAGGAACTTCCAGTGATCATATCTCTGCCTTCTGGGATGTTTTTCCGACGGTAGCCGAACTTGCAGGACTGGAAATCCCAGTAGCAGTCGATGGCTTATCATTCGTTCCTACTTTGTTGGGGGAGAAGGAGAAACAGCAATCTCATGAATATCTCTACTGGGAATTTCACGAAAGAGGAGGAAGGCAGGCAGTTAGAAAAGGAAATTGGAAAGGCGTTCGATACAATGTGCTGAAAAATCCTGATGGTCCGTTGGAGTTATATGATCTTTCTGTAGATATAGGCGAAGAAAATAATCTGGCTGAGCAGCATCCCGATATCGTCCAGGAAATGGAGGAGATATTGAAGTCTGCAAGGACACCTTCAGAGGTTTTTACCTTTGGGCAGGGGACGTATTTAGGGAAGAATTAA
- a CDS encoding Wzz/FepE/Etk N-terminal domain-containing protein produces the protein MMEQRDLLGLIRPLKKGWLFIVSMVLIAVFIAHNIYIYQLPVYESQCLIKLDDTYSGFSDNNLYQDLDIFAENNDIATEVEVLKSDTILKKAVDKLDPIEYHRIGSLIKQDIYKDHPFSLRFDSLSFRDYDQLFFVDVLDAKSFRLERKGKFQSGNFGQALVFEGNELTLELSEDWVKEHSSIHLPGRYSFRLCSPEYLLQNFVKGNLLVKEVKEHVRVIRIYFEGRNAERVADFTNAIANSYLEDHIAHKMTAANLTEDFLDNRIRESLDKLNRAERALESFRLNNKVLNLGQETETDLRKIAQLEIQETNLNMKLVVLDSLNKYVQLDLEKFLQLAPSYESYGGLLFTELVKQLKSLEEEKIELERKYAKGSDELLSVDQKIRNLVSYIKENIHNHRKNSYAQLDKIEKDINGEKKALESIPTVEKNLKRLERDFNNYQELYNFLTKKQLEAGIAKRAKLYFHRILNRAKVAVAPTNPGKWFLRLLAIFIALLLSVFVLYLHDFLSGKIWEVELLKENSPPSTFILEESRSKKLKEDFGLTLISQLKRQENSSAFLAFCPSNPQVQYAIQLKQSLEALSLSGEKILCLHWEEGRVGPESAKSSLIRSYLDAEIDSNKLKSSLNTRETLYEEMDIRSDLSRLLDENFNKRFKSLDKYFDRIVLVLPAPEEASLVEMLEPLYDRLFIVFQKGVSRKKELAYFSDSATDSLAKKAAILLDERSRTFFPFSSWIKKQRPLVRKWNLQKSLSA, from the coding sequence ATGATGGAGCAAAGAGATTTGCTTGGGCTCATCCGTCCTTTGAAAAAGGGATGGCTGTTTATTGTGAGTATGGTATTGATAGCTGTATTCATCGCCCATAATATATATATCTATCAATTGCCCGTTTATGAGTCGCAATGCCTGATAAAACTGGATGATACCTATTCGGGTTTTTCCGATAATAACCTCTATCAGGATCTTGATATTTTTGCTGAGAACAATGATATCGCAACGGAGGTAGAAGTCCTCAAATCAGACACCATTCTGAAAAAAGCAGTGGACAAACTGGATCCGATCGAATACCATCGCATTGGCAGTCTGATAAAGCAGGATATTTACAAGGATCATCCTTTTTCTCTTCGCTTTGATTCCCTTTCTTTTAGGGATTACGACCAGCTCTTTTTTGTAGACGTGCTGGATGCAAAAAGTTTTAGACTGGAAAGAAAAGGCAAATTCCAATCAGGTAATTTTGGGCAAGCCCTAGTATTTGAGGGGAATGAATTGACATTGGAGCTATCCGAAGATTGGGTAAAAGAACATAGCAGCATCCATCTTCCCGGGCGCTATTCTTTCAGGCTCTGTAGTCCTGAGTACCTTTTGCAAAATTTTGTAAAAGGAAATTTGCTGGTGAAAGAGGTTAAGGAACATGTGCGTGTGATCCGTATTTATTTTGAAGGACGAAATGCCGAACGTGTCGCAGATTTTACCAATGCCATAGCCAACTCCTACCTCGAAGATCATATTGCCCACAAAATGACAGCAGCGAATCTGACGGAGGACTTTTTAGATAATCGGATTCGGGAGAGTTTGGATAAACTCAATAGGGCAGAAAGGGCACTTGAAAGCTTTCGCCTAAACAATAAAGTCCTGAACCTGGGGCAGGAAACGGAAACAGATCTGAGAAAAATCGCTCAATTGGAAATTCAGGAAACCAACCTCAATATGAAATTGGTGGTTCTGGATAGCCTGAACAAATATGTCCAGCTGGATTTGGAGAAATTTTTACAATTGGCACCTAGTTATGAAAGCTATGGAGGCCTGCTCTTTACGGAACTGGTAAAGCAGTTGAAAAGCCTGGAGGAAGAAAAAATCGAATTGGAGAGAAAGTATGCAAAAGGCAGTGATGAACTTTTGTCAGTGGATCAGAAGATTCGCAATCTGGTTAGCTATATCAAAGAAAATATCCACAATCATAGAAAAAATAGCTATGCCCAATTAGACAAAATTGAAAAGGATATCAATGGAGAAAAGAAAGCTCTAGAGTCTATCCCGACTGTAGAAAAGAATCTCAAGCGACTCGAGCGGGACTTCAACAATTATCAGGAGCTATATAATTTCCTGACGAAAAAACAGCTGGAAGCCGGAATTGCAAAACGAGCAAAACTATACTTTCACCGAATTCTAAACCGGGCGAAAGTAGCTGTAGCTCCAACAAATCCAGGTAAATGGTTTCTCAGGCTATTGGCGATCTTCATAGCATTGCTGCTTTCGGTGTTTGTCCTTTACCTCCATGATTTTCTATCAGGGAAAATATGGGAAGTTGAGCTGCTGAAAGAGAATTCCCCCCCCTCAACTTTTATCCTGGAAGAAAGCAGAAGCAAAAAATTAAAAGAAGATTTTGGACTAACACTGATCAGCCAGCTCAAACGTCAAGAGAATTCTTCTGCTTTCCTCGCCTTTTGTCCTTCCAATCCTCAGGTTCAATATGCAATACAACTTAAACAAAGCCTGGAGGCTTTATCCCTTTCCGGAGAAAAAATTCTGTGTTTGCACTGGGAAGAAGGAAGGGTAGGACCTGAATCAGCAAAAAGCAGCTTGATACGGTCTTATCTGGATGCTGAGATTGATAGCAATAAGTTGAAATCTTCCTTGAATACGCGGGAAACTCTATATGAAGAAATGGATATTAGGTCTGACTTGAGCCGACTGCTGGACGAAAATTTCAACAAGCGCTTCAAAAGTCTGGACAAATATTTTGATAGGATCGTGCTGGTATTGCCAGCTCCCGAGGAGGCTTCACTGGTTGAAATGCTGGAACCTCTCTATGATCGATTGTTCATTGTATTTCAGAAAGGAGTATCCAGAAAAAAAGAACTCGCATATTTCTCAGATTCTGCCACTGATTCATTGGCAAAGAAGGCTGCAATTCTCCTGGATGAAAGAAGTAGAACCTTTTTCCCCTTTAGTAGCTGGATAAAAAAACAGCGACCCTTAGTTCGTAAATGGAATCTCCAGAAAAGTTTAAGTGCTTAA
- a CDS encoding ATP-binding protein, producing the protein MKEELEALRRALNRERQARKIAEKILEEKAAQLYEVNQRLIESNESLEEIVLERTREIERIARIPEESPSPFLRINNSGEISYSNRKSKELFGEKLERIDPHFSEMAKLALEHAEQIEEDYELDERVYAVWAVPVLEAEYANIYFKDETLEKKAKQRLLESEEKYRKTVEESIDGIIKLNMDGIVTYVNPAGENFFSTRKEELIGRSYTEFISGDSEEKFTELFKIVSEQGILPQRRQELTVATSQMDLRFISANFNLNVENNVPSLTVVARDITARKKSEAELIKARLKAEESANAKEQFLKNMSHEIRTPMNAIIGMSDLLLKTRLTPKQQEMLEVVSVSSRNLLVVINDVLDLSKVNADKIVLEKIGFKPREIIKHILDTNRIKADNRNVLLDFQIAKEVKEIYIGDPFRLNQILLNLVSNSIKFTESGSVKICLHAEEIDSDSQRLIFAIKDTGKGIHPDKLLKIFEAFEQEDSSISRNYGGTGLGLSISQKLLELHGGEMQIKSVLGEGSTFSFGIVYKKGSEEDIPNLELPENDLSLLEGLRVLLAEDNRYNQTLIETLFQDLKIKLKICNNGEEALEALEKESFDLVLMDILMPKMDGVRATSIIRSRELWQELPILALTANAFEDEVQRYLELGMNDVMSKPFEPEVLFAKMIRLTNRRNLLDEYSQEKTVSIPPSKDAFPLYSLEKLEKMFSNNQDFVRKMVNTFLETTPEILEDLQEASEAKDWKRVSDICHRLKSSLNTLAVDSLKGDLLILEKEYQDHSDQERLDMVKGILSISKKVLDALACH; encoded by the coding sequence ATGAAAGAAGAGCTAGAGGCTTTAAGGCGGGCGCTTAACCGAGAGAGGCAAGCGAGAAAGATTGCAGAAAAGATTCTGGAAGAGAAGGCTGCCCAATTGTATGAGGTCAATCAAAGATTGATCGAGAGCAATGAGTCTCTGGAAGAAATTGTACTAGAAAGAACCCGGGAGATCGAGCGTATTGCAAGGATTCCCGAAGAAAGTCCTTCTCCATTTTTACGGATTAATAACTCTGGAGAGATTTCTTATAGCAATAGAAAAAGTAAAGAGCTTTTTGGGGAAAAGCTGGAAAGGATCGATCCACATTTCTCTGAAATGGCAAAACTGGCACTTGAGCATGCAGAGCAGATCGAAGAAGATTATGAGTTGGATGAACGAGTGTATGCTGTCTGGGCGGTTCCTGTATTAGAAGCTGAATACGCTAATATTTACTTTAAAGATGAAACCCTGGAGAAAAAAGCCAAACAGCGGCTATTGGAAAGCGAAGAGAAGTACCGAAAAACCGTTGAAGAATCCATTGATGGCATTATTAAATTGAATATGGATGGCATAGTTACCTATGTCAATCCCGCAGGAGAAAATTTCTTTAGTACCAGGAAGGAAGAATTAATCGGCAGGTCATATACAGAATTTATTTCTGGGGATAGCGAGGAAAAGTTCACAGAACTTTTCAAGATCGTCTCAGAGCAAGGGATTTTGCCTCAAAGACGACAAGAACTGACCGTGGCAACTTCTCAAATGGACCTCAGATTTATCAGCGCAAATTTTAATCTGAATGTAGAGAACAATGTTCCATCTCTAACTGTCGTCGCGAGAGACATTACCGCGCGTAAAAAATCAGAAGCTGAATTGATCAAGGCTCGATTGAAAGCGGAAGAATCTGCGAATGCAAAAGAACAGTTTTTGAAAAATATGAGCCATGAGATACGAACACCTATGAATGCCATTATCGGCATGAGTGATCTCCTTCTCAAGACCCGGCTCACACCCAAGCAGCAGGAAATGTTGGAGGTAGTTTCTGTTTCATCCCGAAATCTCCTGGTTGTCATCAATGATGTCCTGGACCTTTCGAAGGTAAATGCAGATAAAATAGTTCTCGAAAAAATAGGATTCAAACCTCGGGAAATCATTAAACATATTCTTGACACGAATCGAATCAAGGCTGATAACCGAAATGTCCTTCTGGACTTTCAAATAGCTAAGGAAGTCAAAGAGATATACATCGGTGATCCCTTTCGGCTAAATCAAATTCTCTTAAATCTCGTCAGCAATTCCATAAAATTTACTGAGAGTGGATCCGTGAAAATTTGCCTTCATGCCGAGGAAATAGATTCAGATTCTCAGCGCCTGATATTTGCAATAAAGGATACAGGTAAAGGTATACATCCGGATAAACTGCTTAAGATTTTTGAGGCTTTCGAGCAAGAAGACAGCAGCATTTCTCGCAATTATGGAGGTACAGGCCTGGGATTGTCCATTTCTCAAAAACTGCTTGAGCTTCATGGTGGAGAGATGCAAATCAAGAGTGTCCTGGGAGAGGGCAGTACTTTTTCCTTTGGTATCGTTTATAAAAAAGGATCAGAAGAGGATATCCCGAACCTTGAGCTGCCAGAAAATGATTTGAGCTTGCTGGAAGGCCTGAGGGTTCTCCTAGCAGAAGATAATCGCTATAATCAGACCCTGATTGAGACACTTTTCCAGGACCTCAAGATTAAGCTCAAAATCTGCAACAATGGGGAAGAAGCCCTGGAAGCTTTAGAGAAAGAAAGTTTTGATCTGGTGCTCATGGATATACTAATGCCTAAAATGGATGGTGTCAGAGCTACATCCATCATCAGATCCAGAGAATTATGGCAAGAGCTTCCTATTCTCGCGCTCACCGCCAATGCCTTCGAAGATGAGGTACAGCGATATTTGGAATTGGGAATGAATGATGTCATGTCGAAACCCTTCGAGCCCGAAGTACTTTTTGCAAAAATGATCCGATTGACCAACAGAAGGAATTTATTGGATGAATACTCGCAGGAAAAAACGGTCTCTATTCCCCCCTCAAAAGATGCCTTTCCTCTTTATTCCCTGGAGAAATTGGAAAAGATGTTTTCAAATAACCAGGATTTCGTCCGGAAAATGGTAAATACTTTCCTGGAAACCACACCGGAAATTTTGGAAGATCTTCAGGAGGCATCAGAAGCAAAAGATTGGAAAAGGGTGTCGGACATTTGCCATAGATTGAAAAGTTCCCTCAATACCCTGGCAGTCGACAGCCTGAAAGGGGATCTCCTGATTCTTGAAAAAGAATACCAGGACCACTCTGATCAGGAAAGATTGGATATGGTAAAAGGAATCCTGTCTATCAGTAAGAAAGTACTGGATGCGCTTGCTTGCCATTGA
- a CDS encoding sigma-54 dependent transcriptional regulator, with protein MRIFIVEDDPFFANLIEFVLEQNPDNEVRKFETGQAVLDQLHLHPDVISLDYSLPDMNGRDLLAKVKARSPESRVVIISSQQDVGTAIAMLKEGAYDYIVKDDDIKDRIWNTFRHLKGENKLKKEVEVLREKVQEKYDFSQSIIGESEAIKKSFRKISKAAKTSINVTISGETGTGKEVVANAIHFNSARKKEKFVAVNMAAIPRELIESELFGHEKGAFTGAMNTRIGRFEEAHGGSIFLDEIGELDLNVQAKLLRVLQERKVIRVGGNKAIEVDVRIISATHKNLAEEVKNGSFRQDLYYRLLGLPVELPPLRDRGKDILLLAKVFLESFSKGNQTPILLSREAKNKLMSYHYPGNVRELKSVVELAAVMAEGEQIEVEDITFNQLDGMGDLLMEADTLRGYTRKIIQHYLDKYEYNVMKVADKLEIGKSKIYQMIKDEELSIK; from the coding sequence ATGAGAATATTTATCGTTGAGGATGATCCATTTTTCGCAAATCTGATTGAATTCGTTCTGGAACAGAATCCTGATAATGAAGTCAGGAAATTTGAAACAGGGCAAGCGGTTCTGGATCAATTGCACCTCCATCCTGATGTGATTTCCCTTGATTATTCTTTACCGGATATGAATGGTAGAGATTTATTGGCGAAAGTTAAAGCAAGAAGCCCGGAAAGCAGGGTAGTAATTATTTCTTCCCAGCAAGATGTTGGGACTGCCATTGCTATGCTGAAAGAAGGAGCCTATGATTATATCGTAAAGGACGATGACATCAAGGACCGAATATGGAACACCTTTCGCCATCTGAAGGGGGAGAACAAGCTAAAGAAAGAAGTCGAGGTACTAAGGGAAAAAGTTCAGGAGAAATATGATTTTTCTCAGAGCATAATTGGAGAAAGTGAGGCGATAAAAAAATCTTTCCGCAAAATATCCAAAGCCGCCAAAACCAGTATCAATGTCACAATAAGTGGGGAAACGGGTACAGGTAAAGAAGTAGTGGCAAATGCCATACATTTCAATTCTGCGAGAAAGAAGGAAAAATTTGTAGCCGTTAACATGGCTGCCATTCCACGTGAGCTTATAGAATCAGAACTTTTCGGACATGAAAAAGGAGCCTTTACCGGCGCCATGAATACGCGAATAGGAAGATTTGAAGAAGCCCATGGAGGAAGCATTTTTTTGGATGAGATAGGAGAGCTGGATTTGAATGTGCAGGCTAAACTCCTACGCGTTCTGCAGGAAAGAAAGGTGATAAGGGTTGGGGGAAATAAAGCAATCGAAGTAGATGTCCGAATTATCTCTGCTACTCATAAAAATCTTGCAGAGGAAGTAAAAAATGGAAGTTTTCGACAAGACTTGTATTATCGATTACTGGGACTACCAGTTGAGCTTCCTCCATTAAGGGATCGAGGGAAAGATATATTACTCTTGGCCAAAGTATTTTTAGAAAGCTTTTCCAAAGGAAATCAAACCCCCATTTTGCTTAGCCGAGAGGCTAAAAATAAATTGATGAGTTATCACTATCCCGGTAATGTTCGGGAATTGAAATCTGTAGTTGAGTTGGCAGCTGTAATGGCAGAAGGAGAGCAAATAGAGGTCGAAGACATCACCTTCAATCAATTGGATGGGATGGGTGATTTATTGATGGAAGCAGATACCCTAAGAGGATATACCCGCAAGATCATCCAGCATTACCTGGATAAATATGAGTACAATGTGATGAAGGTTGCCGATAAACTGGAAATTGGCAAATCGAAAATTTATCAAATGATAAAAGACGAGGAATTAAGCATTAAATAA
- a CDS encoding heme NO-binding domain-containing protein yields the protein MKGIVFTEFLDFVEEHHGILTVDKIIENSNLDSGGIYTTVGTYSHFEMVSLVTQLSKELEVEITDLLRIYGEHFFSVLLKSYPAFFENQNDCFEFLSSLDSYIHPEVLKLYPDAELPSFDTISRSEDHLRMLYTSNRALYSFAEGLIKGTFNFFQFQGELKVESVIEDGKKVQFVINKN from the coding sequence ATGAAAGGAATAGTATTTACCGAGTTTCTTGATTTTGTAGAAGAACATCATGGAATACTTACGGTCGATAAAATCATTGAGAATAGTAATCTTGATTCTGGAGGTATCTACACAACAGTGGGTACCTATAGCCATTTTGAAATGGTTTCTCTGGTAACCCAATTGAGCAAAGAGCTTGAGGTAGAAATAACAGATTTACTAAGAATTTACGGAGAGCATTTTTTCTCTGTACTGCTAAAATCCTATCCTGCCTTCTTTGAGAATCAGAACGATTGTTTTGAATTTCTCAGCAGCCTGGATTCTTATATTCATCCTGAGGTGTTGAAACTATATCCAGATGCAGAATTACCAAGTTTCGATACCATTTCTCGAAGCGAGGATCATCTCCGGATGCTTTATACCAGCAATCGAGCCCTTTACAGCTTTGCAGAAGGATTGATAAAAGGAACCTTCAATTTCTTCCAATTTCAGGGAGAACTAAAAGTGGAATCTGTGATAGAAGATGGCAAAAAGGTCCAATTTGTCATAAATAAAAACTGA
- a CDS encoding DUF3052 domain-containing protein yields MSAGYSQTPLAKKLGIKPGFSMLLHQAPDHYFELFADLPQDLQILEVGLEEGVDFIHLFCTEMSDLEAKAELHKSYLKKTGLMWVSWPKGKSKIPTDLKREPIRDHLLSIGLVDVKVAAIDEDWSGLKFVYRVKDR; encoded by the coding sequence ATGTCAGCCGGATATTCTCAAACTCCCCTTGCAAAGAAGCTGGGTATCAAGCCTGGATTTAGTATGCTGCTTCATCAGGCCCCTGATCACTATTTTGAACTTTTTGCAGATTTGCCTCAAGATCTACAAATCTTGGAAGTAGGCCTGGAAGAAGGAGTAGATTTTATTCACCTTTTTTGTACAGAGATGAGCGATTTGGAGGCGAAAGCAGAACTACATAAATCTTACTTGAAAAAGACAGGATTGATGTGGGTGAGTTGGCCGAAAGGGAAGTCTAAAATACCGACTGATCTCAAGCGCGAACCTATTAGGGATCACCTTCTGAGTATAGGTCTGGTAGATGTGAAAGTTGCAGCTATTGATGAGGATTGGAGTGGACTGAAGTTTGTGTATCGGGTGAAAGACCGCTAA